The DNA segment AGAATGTTACTTCGAATACTTTTACTTTTGAAGCATTATTTTGATTTTAGATACTATTAATTATGAAGCAATATGGGGTGGCCAATACTCAAATCTATGTCTCTTCATCTAGGTCAGTTGGGGATTAGTTAATTTATTATTTACAGTTGGTGCTGAAAAGTACATTGTTCTTCTTGGTGAAATGCCACTAGATGATTTGTAGTGGATTAATAAATGCAGAGATATTAAAAAAATACTTTCATTTCATGGGAAGTTTTGTTTCCTCATAAATCAAACGATCACTTATAAAGTATGTTAAAACAAATTCTTCATAAACTATATTCTCTTAGCATCCGTACTCAGCTGATGATCTTTATCTTTTTTGTTCTCAACTTAGTACTTGGCCCAATTTTTTATCTCGTTTATCATTCTGCAAAAAACCAAATCGTAAATCTCGGTGGAGAGTTGTTTAAAACCTTGGCAACTGATTCAGTCGCTGTGATCGATTTGTTAAATGAAGATGTAAAGGCCGGAAAAATAAGTTTAGCGGATGCCCAAGAAATGGCTAGGGTCTATATTTTGGGACCTAAAGGATCCGATGGAGTTCGTGACTTGTCCAAAGGCAAAATGTCTGCCAAATTGGATATGAGGGTTTGGGCCTCTCGTCCGAATGGTGTTTTTACGATGAACCCCTTTAACATTGAAGGAGTCAATCTTTGGGATTACCAGGTCGATGGAAAGTATACAGTTCGAGAAACTTGGTCCAATAAAGAAAGAACTGGAAGAATAGTTTATGAACTATGGCAAGAAGGAGAGGAACCAACTCATTCTTGGATTGCCTATCAGATCTATTATGAACCATGGGATTGGATTGTTGGTTCTGGTGGGCGAGAGGCCATTTTTTACGAAGAGCGCCTTAAGTCCCTTTCCTACTTATTCTTTTTCGGTGCTATCTTTGCATCTGTCATTTCCTTAGTGTTTTCCTATTTTTTTGCCGCTATTTTTGCAAAGAAGATCAATCACGTGAAGTCACTCATAGGAAAAGCGAGAGAAGGCGATTTAACATCAAAATCAAATCATCTATATAAAGACGAAATTGGATCTCTGCTTACTGATTTTGATCAGATGACGAATAGTCTGCGAACAATGATTCAGGTTGTTTCACAATCTTCCAATGAAGTTTTGAAATCGGCAGATCAGCTGATCGAAAGTGCAAAAGGATCTGCGAGTGTTGCTGCTACAATCTCAGAATCAATGACAGCAGTGCGGAGCAATTCAAATACCCAATTGGAAGCATTTTCTGAAAACAAATCTGCGGTGGAAGAAAACACCCTTGCGATCGCAAAAATTGCTGAGGCAACTTATGTAGTTTCTGAATTGTCCAATGGTGTTTTGGAAAAAGTAGAAGAAGGCCAAGGC comes from the Leptospira bourretii genome and includes:
- a CDS encoding methyl-accepting chemotaxis protein: MLKQILHKLYSLSIRTQLMIFIFFVLNLVLGPIFYLVYHSAKNQIVNLGGELFKTLATDSVAVIDLLNEDVKAGKISLADAQEMARVYILGPKGSDGVRDLSKGKMSAKLDMRVWASRPNGVFTMNPFNIEGVNLWDYQVDGKYTVRETWSNKERTGRIVYELWQEGEEPTHSWIAYQIYYEPWDWIVGSGGREAIFYEERLKSLSYLFFFGAIFASVISLVFSYFFAAIFAKKINHVKSLIGKAREGDLTSKSNHLYKDEIGSLLTDFDQMTNSLRTMIQVVSQSSNEVLKSADQLIESAKGSASVAATISESMTAVRSNSNTQLEAFSENKSAVEENTLAIAKIAEATYVVSELSNGVLEKVEEGQGIVKKTIYQMEIINSSVNGISSSINTLGANSKAIGQIVETINQIASQTNLLALNAAIEAARAGEEGKGFAVVADEVRKLAERSERATKQISVIIDEIQKNTLESIQMMEKGNQDVGVGVEMVNVVGNTFQSIISAIKKVNDEIHGVSSTTEEISASTEELNANTVQLIELTNVINESTKEVSVSSDSQLSEVSAVKEAANRLSELAKTLNQEIKKFKI